In Microbacterium galbinum, a single window of DNA contains:
- a CDS encoding HpcH/HpaI aldolase family protein: MPLHLDPSFRDRLAASDRPLVGMWVCSGSPLLAEVAAGSGLDWLLIDMEHSANTLDSVLLQLQAVAAYPVTPVVRAPANDVVALKQILDLGAQNVIVPMVSSAEEARAAVAATRYPPEGVRGVGSALARSARWNRVDGYLRDSAQHTSLTVQIETAAGVEAAGEIAAVDGVDAVFVGPSDLSASMGLLGQQTHPDVVAAVERVFAAAKAAGTPVGVNAFDPVAAEAYLAAGADFVAVGADVALLARASEALAARFIASGGSDAPDRGEKQSY; encoded by the coding sequence ATGCCGCTTCATCTAGATCCCTCCTTCCGCGACCGGCTCGCGGCATCCGATCGCCCGCTCGTGGGCATGTGGGTGTGCTCGGGCAGCCCGCTGCTCGCCGAGGTCGCCGCGGGCTCCGGCCTCGACTGGCTGCTGATCGACATGGAGCACTCCGCCAACACCCTCGATTCGGTTCTCCTGCAGCTGCAGGCGGTCGCCGCGTATCCGGTGACGCCGGTCGTGCGCGCCCCGGCCAACGACGTCGTGGCGCTCAAGCAGATCCTCGACCTCGGCGCGCAGAACGTGATCGTGCCGATGGTGTCGTCCGCCGAGGAGGCGCGGGCCGCGGTCGCCGCCACCCGCTACCCGCCGGAGGGCGTGCGGGGTGTCGGCAGCGCCCTCGCCCGCAGTGCGCGCTGGAACCGCGTCGACGGCTACCTGCGCGATTCGGCGCAGCACACGTCGCTCACGGTGCAGATCGAGACCGCGGCGGGCGTCGAGGCGGCGGGCGAGATCGCCGCCGTCGACGGGGTGGATGCCGTGTTCGTCGGCCCGTCAGACCTCTCGGCCTCGATGGGCCTGCTGGGTCAGCAGACGCATCCGGATGTCGTCGCCGCCGTCGAGCGCGTCTTCGCCGCGGCGAAGGCGGCCGGAACCCCGGTCGGGGTGAACGCCTTCGATCCGGTGGCTGCCGAGGCCTACCTCGCCGCCGGCGCCGACTTCGTGGCCGTCGGTGCCGACGTGGCGCTGCTCGCGCGGGCATCCGAGGCTCTCGCCGCGCGGTTCATCGCCTCGGGTGGATCGGATGCTCCGGACCGGGGTGAGAAACAGAGCTACTGA
- the hpaD gene encoding 3,4-dihydroxyphenylacetate 2,3-dioxygenase produces the protein MTDKTQKTLTSSGYYVSQEAPIHSDNPVATPTSTPPDILRCAYMELVVTDLAASRQFYVDVLGLYVTAEDDDAIYLRSTEEFIHHNLVLRRGPIAAVAAFSYRVRSAEDLDRAVAFYAELGCDVRREPNGFVQGIGDSVRVVDPLGFPYEFFFETTHVERLSWRYDLHTPGELVRLDHFNQVTPDVPRAVRHYQDLGFRVTEDIQDDEGTVYAAWMRRKPTVHDTAATGGDGPRMHHVAFATHEKHNILAICDKLGALRRSDAIERGPGRHGVSNAFYLYLRDPDGHRVEIYTQDYYTGDPDNPVITWDVHDNQRRDWWGNPVVPSWYTEASLVLDLDGNPQPVVARTDSSEMAVTIGADGFSYTRPDEGEASMPEYKQGEYKLGHQL, from the coding sequence ATGACCGACAAGACGCAGAAGACTCTCACCTCCTCCGGCTACTACGTGTCGCAGGAGGCACCGATCCACTCCGACAACCCGGTCGCGACGCCGACCAGCACGCCGCCCGACATCCTGCGCTGCGCCTACATGGAACTCGTGGTCACCGACCTCGCCGCCTCGCGTCAGTTCTACGTCGACGTGCTCGGGCTGTACGTGACCGCCGAAGACGACGACGCGATCTATCTGCGCTCGACCGAGGAGTTCATCCACCACAACCTCGTCCTGCGCCGGGGGCCGATCGCCGCCGTCGCCGCGTTCTCGTACCGGGTGCGCAGCGCGGAAGATCTCGACCGCGCCGTCGCCTTCTACGCCGAGCTCGGCTGCGACGTGCGCCGCGAGCCGAACGGCTTCGTGCAGGGCATCGGCGACTCGGTGCGCGTGGTCGACCCGCTCGGCTTCCCCTACGAGTTCTTCTTCGAGACCACCCACGTCGAGCGCCTCTCGTGGCGCTACGACCTGCACACCCCGGGCGAGCTCGTGCGCCTCGACCACTTCAATCAGGTCACCCCCGACGTGCCCCGCGCGGTGCGCCACTACCAGGACCTCGGTTTCCGCGTCACGGAGGACATCCAGGACGACGAGGGCACCGTGTACGCCGCATGGATGCGCCGCAAGCCCACCGTGCACGACACCGCGGCGACCGGCGGAGACGGGCCCCGCATGCACCACGTCGCGTTCGCCACGCACGAGAAGCACAACATCCTCGCGATCTGCGACAAGCTCGGCGCGCTCCGCCGCTCGGACGCGATCGAGCGAGGACCCGGTCGCCACGGCGTCTCGAACGCCTTCTACCTCTACCTGCGCGACCCCGACGGACACCGCGTCGAGATCTACACGCAGGACTACTACACCGGTGACCCCGACAACCCCGTCATCACGTGGGACGTGCACGACAACCAGCGTCGCGACTGGTGGGGCAACCCCGTCGTGCCCTCCTGGTACACCGAGGCGTCGCTCGTGCTCGACCTCGACGGCAACCCTCAGCCCGTCGTCGCCCGCACCGACTCCAGCGAGATGGCGGTGACGATCGGCGCCGACGGCTTCTCGTACACGCGGCCGGACGAGGGCGAGGCATCGATGCCCGAGTACAAGCAGGGCGAGTACAAGCTCGGCCACCAGCTGTAG
- a CDS encoding 2-keto-4-pentenoate hydratase: MLSAEVIAQIAAELARADREHTVIPRITSRWPEATIEDSYAIQGVWRDTQVAAGRTLVGRKIGLTSKAMQQATGITEPDYGVMFDDTVHESGAEIPVDHFSNVRIEVELAFVLKHPLEGPDCTLDDALAAIDYAVPALEVLNSHIELEGRTIVDTISDNAAYGAMVLGSVRKRPDEIDLRWVPGVLSRNGEIEETGVAAGVLGHPATGVAWLANKFHQHGARLEAGEIILAGSFTRPMWVSRGDEVLCDYGPMGTIACRFI; the protein is encoded by the coding sequence ATGCTGTCAGCAGAGGTCATCGCGCAGATCGCCGCAGAATTGGCCCGGGCCGACCGGGAGCACACGGTGATCCCCCGGATCACGTCTCGTTGGCCCGAGGCGACGATCGAGGACTCCTACGCGATCCAGGGCGTGTGGCGCGACACGCAGGTCGCCGCGGGCCGCACGCTCGTGGGCCGCAAGATCGGACTGACGTCGAAGGCCATGCAGCAGGCGACGGGCATCACCGAGCCCGATTACGGGGTGATGTTCGACGACACGGTGCACGAGTCCGGCGCCGAGATCCCCGTCGACCACTTCTCGAACGTGCGCATCGAGGTCGAACTCGCGTTCGTGCTCAAGCATCCGCTCGAGGGCCCCGACTGCACGCTCGACGACGCGCTCGCGGCGATCGACTACGCGGTCCCCGCGCTCGAGGTGCTCAACTCGCACATCGAGCTCGAGGGCCGCACGATCGTCGACACGATCAGCGACAACGCCGCCTACGGGGCGATGGTGCTCGGCTCGGTGCGCAAGCGTCCCGATGAGATCGATCTGCGCTGGGTGCCCGGCGTGCTGTCGCGCAACGGCGAGATCGAGGAGACCGGCGTCGCCGCGGGCGTGCTCGGTCACCCGGCCACCGGCGTCGCGTGGCTCGCGAACAAGTTCCACCAGCACGGCGCGCGCCTGGAGGCCGGCGAGATCATCCTGGCAGGATCGTTCACACGCCCGATGTGGGTGTCGCGCGGTGACGAGGTGCTGTGCGACTACGGACCGATGGGAACGATCGCATGCCGCTTCATCTAG
- the hpaE gene encoding 5-carboxymethyl-2-hydroxymuconate semialdehyde dehydrogenase: MTDPRIPADLPDHIQHYIDGAFVDSVDGDTFDVLDPVTNTTYTTASAGKKADIDRAVAAARRAFTEGPWPRMLPRERSRVLHRIADIVESRDARLAELESYDSGLPITQALGQARRAAENFRFFADLIVAQSDDAFKVPGRQMNYVNRKPIGVAGLITPWNTPFMLESWKLGPALATGNTVVLKPAEFTPLSASLWAGIFEEAGLPQGVFNLVNGLGEDAGDALVKHPDVPLISFTGESRTGQIIFGNAAPFLKGLSMELGGKSPAVVFADADLEAAVDATIFGVFSLNGERCTAGSRILVERAIYEEFVERYAAQAKRVKVGYPHDPTTEVGALVHPEHYDKVMSYVRVGKTEGRLVAGGGRPEGFDEGNFVAPTVFADVAPDARIFQEEIFGPVVAITPFDSDDEALALANDTKYGLAAYIWTNDLKRAHNFAQSVEAGMVWLNSNNVRDLRTPFGGVKASGLGHEGGYRSIDFYTDQQSVHITLGGAHNPTFGKN; this comes from the coding sequence ATGACCGATCCGCGCATTCCCGCCGACCTGCCCGACCACATCCAGCACTACATCGACGGCGCCTTCGTCGACTCGGTCGACGGCGACACCTTCGACGTGCTCGACCCCGTGACGAACACGACCTACACGACGGCATCCGCGGGCAAGAAGGCCGACATCGACCGGGCCGTCGCCGCCGCCCGCCGCGCGTTCACCGAGGGCCCCTGGCCGCGGATGCTCCCCCGCGAGCGCTCCCGCGTGCTGCACCGCATCGCCGACATCGTCGAGTCGCGCGATGCCCGCCTCGCCGAGCTGGAGTCGTACGATTCGGGCCTCCCGATCACGCAGGCGCTGGGCCAGGCCCGCCGCGCGGCCGAGAACTTCCGCTTCTTCGCCGACCTGATCGTCGCGCAGTCCGACGACGCCTTCAAGGTGCCCGGTCGTCAGATGAACTACGTCAACCGCAAGCCGATCGGCGTCGCGGGTCTCATCACCCCGTGGAACACGCCGTTCATGCTCGAGTCGTGGAAGCTCGGCCCGGCCCTCGCGACCGGCAACACGGTGGTGCTCAAGCCCGCCGAGTTCACGCCCCTGTCGGCGTCGCTCTGGGCCGGGATCTTCGAGGAGGCGGGCCTGCCGCAGGGCGTCTTCAATCTCGTCAACGGGCTCGGTGAGGATGCGGGTGACGCGTTGGTGAAGCATCCGGACGTGCCCCTCATCTCGTTCACCGGCGAGAGCCGCACCGGGCAGATCATCTTCGGCAACGCCGCCCCCTTCCTCAAGGGCCTGTCGATGGAGCTCGGCGGCAAGTCGCCCGCCGTGGTCTTCGCGGATGCCGATCTCGAGGCCGCGGTGGATGCGACGATCTTCGGCGTCTTCTCGCTCAACGGCGAGCGCTGCACGGCCGGCTCACGGATCCTCGTCGAACGCGCGATCTACGAGGAGTTCGTCGAGCGCTATGCGGCGCAGGCGAAGCGCGTGAAGGTCGGCTACCCGCACGACCCGACGACCGAGGTGGGCGCACTCGTCCACCCCGAGCACTACGACAAGGTGATGAGCTACGTACGTGTAGGCAAGACCGAGGGCCGGCTCGTCGCCGGCGGCGGGCGCCCCGAGGGGTTCGACGAGGGCAACTTCGTCGCCCCGACCGTCTTCGCCGATGTCGCCCCCGACGCCCGCATCTTCCAGGAGGAGATCTTCGGCCCCGTGGTCGCGATCACCCCGTTCGACTCCGACGACGAGGCGCTCGCGCTCGCGAACGACACGAAGTACGGCCTCGCCGCCTACATCTGGACGAACGATCTGAAGCGCGCCCACAACTTCGCGCAGTCGGTCGAGGCGGGCATGGTGTGGCTGAACAGCAACAACGTGCGCGACCTGCGCACCCCCTTCGGCGGCGTGAAGGCCTCGGGCCTCGGCCACGAGGGCGGCTACCGCTCGATCGACTTCTACACCGACCAGCAGAGCGTGCACATCACGCTCGGCGGCGCCCACAACCCCACCTTCGGCAAGAACTGA